In one window of Agrobacterium larrymoorei DNA:
- a CDS encoding glutathione S-transferase family protein, translated as MIIVHYLENSRAHRILWLLEELGVPYEVKTYKRGSDMRAPQSLKQVHPLGKSPVIEDAGKIYAESGAIIEYLIDTYGQGRFRPEKGTDEYRRYVYWLHYAEGSAMPLLLLKLLFSRLPGQMPFFLKPVAGMISKGVSAKLIDPQMTDHLAYWEAELSREGYFAGGELTGADFAMSFPVEAAMSRAEGVGDKPAIRRFLETIRARPAYQRALETGGAYVYSNT; from the coding sequence ATGATCATTGTTCATTACCTTGAAAACTCCCGCGCCCACCGCATTCTCTGGCTTCTGGAAGAACTCGGGGTTCCCTATGAGGTGAAAACCTACAAGCGTGGATCGGACATGCGGGCGCCGCAGAGCCTGAAGCAGGTGCATCCGCTGGGCAAATCGCCGGTCATAGAAGATGCGGGAAAGATATATGCGGAGAGCGGCGCGATCATAGAATATCTCATCGATACCTACGGACAGGGCAGGTTCAGGCCGGAAAAGGGTACGGATGAGTATCGCCGTTATGTCTACTGGCTGCATTATGCGGAAGGCTCGGCAATGCCGCTTCTGCTGCTGAAGCTGCTTTTCTCGCGTCTGCCCGGCCAGATGCCGTTTTTCCTCAAGCCCGTTGCGGGCATGATTTCCAAGGGTGTGTCGGCCAAGCTGATCGATCCTCAGATGACCGATCATCTGGCCTATTGGGAGGCGGAGCTTTCGAGAGAGGGTTATTTCGCTGGCGGCGAATTGACCGGCGCGGATTTCGCCATGAGCTTCCCCGTCGAAGCGGCGATGAGCCGTGCCGAAGGCGTGGGTGATAAACCCGCTATTCGACGCTTTCTGGAAACCATTCGCGCCCGGCCCGCTTACCAGCGTGCGCTCGAAACGGGTGGCGCTTACGTTTACTCCAATACCTGA
- a CDS encoding neutral zinc metallopeptidase produces the protein MQWRGRRQSDNIEDRRGMSSGGMGGGGGFRIPTGGRGGGIGIGGLVFILLISWALGINPLTLLFGGDVLMDSGNQQTTGTRPQGQSSDETTAFVRTVLAETEDTWGKIFQASGETYEKPTLVLFAGQTRSGCGAASSASGPFYCPVDRKVYLDTEFFRELSQRFGASGDFAQAYVIAHEVGHHVQNLTGVLPEFNRQRQSMNQTEANAMSVKVELQADCYAGIWGKSTQQKGILEAGDLEEALNAAHQIGDDTLQKKTQGYVVPDSFNHGTSAQRVEWFRRGFESGRVEDCDTFSADI, from the coding sequence ATGCAGTGGAGAGGGCGTCGTCAATCGGATAATATTGAAGACCGGCGTGGCATGTCTTCTGGTGGCATGGGCGGCGGTGGCGGATTTCGCATTCCCACCGGCGGTCGCGGGGGTGGCATCGGTATTGGCGGCCTCGTCTTCATTCTTCTCATCAGCTGGGCGCTGGGAATAAACCCGCTGACGTTGCTTTTCGGCGGTGACGTGTTGATGGATAGCGGCAACCAGCAGACCACCGGCACCCGCCCGCAAGGCCAGTCCAGCGATGAAACGACGGCCTTCGTTCGCACCGTGCTTGCTGAAACCGAGGATACCTGGGGCAAGATTTTCCAGGCATCCGGTGAGACCTACGAAAAACCGACGCTCGTGCTTTTTGCGGGCCAGACGCGCTCCGGCTGCGGCGCGGCCTCTTCCGCGAGTGGTCCGTTCTATTGCCCTGTTGATCGTAAGGTCTATCTCGATACGGAATTCTTTCGCGAACTCTCGCAGCGCTTCGGCGCATCCGGTGATTTCGCGCAGGCCTATGTAATTGCCCATGAGGTTGGCCACCACGTGCAGAACCTGACGGGCGTGCTGCCGGAATTCAACCGCCAGCGCCAGTCCATGAACCAGACGGAAGCCAACGCCATGTCGGTGAAGGTGGAGTTGCAGGCGGATTGCTATGCCGGTATCTGGGGCAAATCCACCCAGCAGAAGGGCATTCTCGAAGCTGGCGATCTGGAGGAAGCGCTAAACGCCGCCCACCAGATCGGCGACGATACGCTGCAGAAGAAAACGCAGGGCTATGTCGTGCCAGACAGCTTCAACCACGGCACTTCGGCGCAACGCGTGGAGTGGTTCCGCCGCGGTTTCGAGAGTGGTCGAGTTGAGGACTGCGATACGTTTTCGGCGGATATTTGA
- a CDS encoding DUF2938 domain-containing protein: MWDIVWRGTAMGIGGTIFMDIWAIILHRLFREPAANWGPVGRWFWHVPKGKIFHDSIANAEPHENEVAIGWIAHYAVGIIYGILLALIVPPGWFERPTFLLPFVVGIVTVGAGWFLLQPGLGIGWAASKTPNPNKVRALNLVAHTIFALGMLVTALIIR; this comes from the coding sequence ATGTGGGATATAGTGTGGCGGGGAACGGCGATGGGCATCGGCGGCACCATTTTCATGGACATCTGGGCCATCATCCTGCACCGCCTCTTTCGAGAGCCCGCAGCAAACTGGGGGCCGGTTGGACGCTGGTTCTGGCATGTGCCGAAAGGCAAAATCTTTCACGACAGCATCGCCAACGCCGAGCCCCATGAAAACGAAGTCGCCATCGGCTGGATCGCGCATTACGCGGTCGGCATCATCTACGGCATTCTTCTGGCACTCATCGTCCCGCCGGGCTGGTTTGAACGCCCCACATTCCTACTGCCCTTCGTCGTCGGCATCGTCACGGTCGGCGCGGGCTGGTTCCTGCTCCAACCCGGCCTCGGCATCGGCTGGGCAGCTTCGAAGACACCCAACCCGAACAAGGTACGCGCGCTCAATCTGGTGGCGCATACGATTTTTGCTTTGGGGATGCTTGTGACGGCTTTGATTATTCGCTGA
- a CDS encoding methyl-accepting chemotaxis protein, with the protein MATKSNLMTKIVISASCVVVAAFAGFSVYIDSLQRNAASSFVSDKIDATGKEASLSIANWLNGRVTMTEMVASALTKSADQVTLDKALENDVLTREFKSTYFGDEAGVFTNWPREKMRDGYDPRQRPWYKAAVQANAPILTEPYIDASTNKLVISAAIPVKRDGKLAGVAASDFTLTSLVAMINEIDAGPDGYAFLVSKEGKILIHPDAAIVSKALTDLFPTDTPKISTALSHTQLNGVDKIISFIPVKGLPSVDWHLGFVVDSKAAYASVSEFRIAAIIATVLAVAGMIGFLIFLLSRMVIKPVTQMTSAMEQLAAGNLDVAIPGQERTDQIGLMASAVAVFRTNALERQRLEGDAERNRTLTEEERAERERHSAKDSADIQFAVDALAEGLAHLSDGDLNYRINTPFVARIDRLRSDFNDSIAKLNAALVNVGHNAKAIDAGASEIRHSADDLAKRTEQQAASVEETAAALEEITTTVKDSAKRAEEVGRLVERARANAEQSGVVVGDAVKAMEGIENSSTEISKIIGVIDEIAFQTNLLALNAGVEAARAGEAGKGFAVVAQEVRELAQRSANAAKEIKTLISASTTQVEAGVTLVGNAGKALDTIVTEVQEINKHIDAIVLASREQSTGLQEINTAINTIDQGTQQNAAMVEEQTAASHGLASEAAALNALISQFKLAHGQSQRNGYSRAA; encoded by the coding sequence TTGGCCACGAAATCCAACCTGATGACGAAGATCGTCATCTCGGCATCCTGCGTCGTCGTCGCGGCATTTGCAGGCTTCTCCGTTTACATCGACAGCCTTCAACGCAACGCCGCCAGCAGTTTCGTTTCAGACAAGATCGATGCCACGGGCAAGGAAGCATCGCTCAGCATCGCCAATTGGCTGAATGGCCGCGTGACCATGACCGAAATGGTCGCTTCCGCGCTGACCAAGAGTGCCGATCAGGTTACGCTCGACAAGGCTCTGGAAAACGACGTCCTGACGCGCGAATTCAAATCCACCTATTTCGGCGATGAAGCCGGCGTCTTCACCAACTGGCCGCGTGAAAAGATGCGCGATGGTTACGACCCGCGCCAGCGCCCATGGTACAAGGCCGCCGTGCAGGCCAACGCCCCTATCCTCACCGAACCCTATATCGATGCCTCCACCAACAAGTTGGTCATCAGCGCCGCCATTCCGGTGAAGCGCGATGGCAAGCTTGCAGGCGTTGCCGCAAGCGATTTCACCCTGACCAGCCTCGTTGCCATGATCAATGAAATCGATGCTGGTCCGGACGGTTACGCATTCCTCGTCAGCAAGGAAGGCAAAATCCTTATCCACCCGGATGCAGCGATTGTCTCCAAGGCTCTGACCGACCTCTTCCCCACCGATACGCCAAAGATCAGCACCGCGCTCAGCCACACGCAGCTAAACGGTGTGGATAAGATCATCAGCTTCATCCCGGTCAAGGGCCTGCCCTCCGTGGACTGGCATCTGGGCTTCGTGGTGGACAGCAAGGCGGCCTACGCATCGGTCTCCGAATTCCGCATCGCCGCCATTATCGCCACGGTCCTGGCCGTCGCAGGCATGATCGGCTTCCTGATCTTCCTCTTGAGCCGCATGGTCATCAAGCCGGTCACGCAGATGACGTCTGCCATGGAGCAGCTCGCCGCGGGCAATCTCGATGTCGCCATTCCCGGTCAGGAGCGCACCGACCAGATCGGCTTGATGGCAAGCGCCGTCGCCGTGTTCCGCACCAACGCGCTGGAACGTCAGCGCCTTGAAGGCGATGCCGAGCGCAACCGTACGCTGACGGAAGAGGAGCGCGCCGAGCGTGAGCGCCATTCTGCAAAGGACAGCGCAGATATCCAGTTTGCCGTGGACGCCCTTGCGGAAGGTCTCGCCCATCTCTCGGATGGCGACCTGAACTATCGCATCAATACGCCATTCGTGGCGCGCATCGATCGCCTGCGCAGCGACTTCAACGACTCGATCGCCAAGCTGAATGCGGCCCTCGTCAATGTCGGCCACAATGCCAAGGCCATCGATGCGGGTGCGAGCGAAATCCGCCATTCTGCGGATGACCTCGCCAAGCGCACCGAACAGCAGGCAGCATCCGTCGAAGAAACGGCAGCCGCGCTGGAAGAGATCACGACGACCGTGAAGGACTCGGCCAAGCGCGCCGAAGAAGTCGGTCGCCTCGTGGAGCGCGCTCGCGCCAATGCCGAACAGTCGGGCGTCGTCGTCGGTGATGCGGTCAAGGCCATGGAAGGCATCGAAAACTCATCGACCGAGATTTCCAAGATCATCGGCGTCATCGATGAGATTGCCTTCCAGACCAACCTGCTTGCACTGAATGCAGGCGTGGAAGCCGCCCGTGCGGGCGAAGCTGGCAAGGGCTTTGCCGTGGTTGCTCAGGAAGTGCGCGAACTGGCACAGCGTTCCGCCAATGCGGCCAAGGAAATCAAGACCTTGATCAGCGCCTCTACAACACAGGTAGAAGCCGGTGTCACGCTTGTCGGCAATGCTGGCAAGGCGCTCGACACCATCGTTACCGAAGTTCAGGAGATCAACAAGCACATCGACGCCATCGTGCTTGCCTCTCGCGAACAATCGACCGGCCTCCAGGAAATCAACACCGCGATCAACACCATCGACCAAGGCACGCAGCAGAATGCCGCCATGGTGGAAGAGCAGACCGCCGCAAGCCACGGCCTTGCATCGGAAGCTGCGGCCTTGAACGCGCTGATTTCTCAGTTCAAGTTGGCCCACGGCCAAAGCCAGCGCAACGGCTATAGCCGCGCGGCTTAA
- a CDS encoding MATE family efflux transporter has product MSSSAAVGNVSQGGSSWAAHFRATLALGIPLIGAQLAQLGIHTTDMIIVGQLGAEKLAAMVLAGQFYFVVFIFGTGFSVAVVPMVANAYGQGDATSARRALRMGMWVAIAYWLLTLGLFFNAERILLKLGQNPNVAKLTGDYLAISQLGLLPASLFYVMRGLVSAIGRAGVILYATIAMLLLNGFLAYALVLGHFGFPALGMQGAAIAAVIVNLFSLVFIVVYIQTREETRRYELFVRFWKPDWHALLEVLRLGFPISITILAETMLFSAASILMGQIGTIELAAHGIALQLASIAFMIPLGLSQAATVRIGVAHGRGDYTNLVRAAITVYGVACVIALSGGILFAIAPEFLAKWFLDARLPEAPEVLAYASTLVVIAGVFQLVDGIQAVAAGLLRGLKDARIPAMLALISYWPIGFTLAWITAFPLGFGGQGVWFGFVVGLTAASILLSVRFYLLVKREMRLSHQNPSLAISNT; this is encoded by the coding sequence ATGTCTTCGTCGGCAGCTGTCGGGAACGTGTCGCAGGGCGGCAGTTCATGGGCCGCGCATTTTCGAGCAACGCTTGCGCTTGGTATTCCGCTGATCGGTGCGCAATTGGCGCAACTGGGTATCCACACCACCGATATGATTATTGTCGGGCAGCTTGGCGCGGAAAAGCTCGCGGCGATGGTGCTGGCAGGGCAGTTTTATTTCGTCGTCTTCATTTTCGGCACCGGCTTTTCTGTGGCTGTCGTGCCGATGGTCGCCAATGCCTATGGGCAGGGGGATGCCACTTCCGCGCGGCGTGCGCTGCGCATGGGCATGTGGGTCGCCATTGCCTATTGGCTTTTGACGCTTGGTCTCTTCTTCAATGCGGAGCGCATTCTCCTTAAGCTCGGGCAGAACCCGAATGTCGCGAAGCTGACCGGCGATTATCTCGCTATTTCCCAACTGGGCCTTCTTCCGGCCTCGCTATTTTACGTCATGCGCGGGCTGGTCAGCGCCATCGGTCGCGCTGGTGTCATCCTGTATGCCACGATTGCCATGCTGCTGCTTAACGGCTTTCTTGCCTATGCGCTCGTGCTCGGACATTTCGGCTTTCCCGCACTTGGAATGCAAGGCGCAGCGATTGCCGCCGTGATCGTCAACCTTTTCAGCCTCGTCTTCATCGTCGTCTATATTCAGACGCGTGAAGAGACACGCCGTTATGAGCTTTTCGTTCGCTTCTGGAAACCGGATTGGCATGCACTGCTCGAAGTGCTGCGGCTCGGCTTCCCGATCAGCATTACGATCCTTGCCGAAACCATGCTGTTTTCCGCAGCCTCCATCCTCATGGGCCAGATCGGCACTATCGAGCTTGCTGCTCACGGTATTGCGCTTCAGCTGGCCTCGATTGCCTTCATGATCCCGCTCGGGCTTTCGCAGGCTGCGACCGTCCGCATCGGTGTGGCGCATGGGCGGGGTGATTATACCAATCTCGTTCGCGCTGCGATTACCGTCTATGGCGTCGCCTGCGTGATTGCGCTCAGCGGCGGCATTCTCTTTGCTATTGCGCCGGAGTTTCTGGCGAAATGGTTTCTGGATGCCCGCCTGCCGGAAGCGCCGGAAGTGTTGGCCTATGCCAGCACGCTGGTCGTCATTGCCGGTGTGTTTCAGCTGGTCGATGGCATTCAGGCCGTGGCAGCGGGTCTTCTGCGTGGTTTGAAAGATGCGCGCATTCCCGCCATGTTGGCGCTGATTTCCTATTGGCCAATCGGCTTCACGCTGGCCTGGATCACGGCGTTCCCGCTTGGCTTTGGTGGTCAAGGCGTGTGGTTCGGCTTCGTGGTCGGTTTGACGGCGGCGTCGATACTGCTTTCGGTGCGGTTCTATCTGCTGGTGAAACGAGAGATGAGGCTATCTCATCAAAACCCCTCACTTGCAATTTCTAACACTTAG
- the carA gene encoding glutamine-hydrolyzing carbamoyl-phosphate synthase small subunit, whose amino-acid sequence MTETAPWTTRKPTAMLVLADGTVIEGTGIGATGKVQAEVCFNTALTGYEEILTDPSYLGQIVTFTFPHIGNIGTNDEDIEDLTPAARRGAVGVIFKADITEPSNYRAAKHLDAWLKSRGIIGLCGIDTRALTAWIRENGAPNAVIAHDPNGVFDIDALKAEAKAWSGLVGLDLAIEATSGQSSVWNETPWEWNKGYGTLGEKDAKYHVVCVDFGVKRNILRLFAGLDCKVTVVPAQTSAEDIIALKPDGVFLSNGPGDPAATGEYAVPVIQNLIKTDLPVFGICLGHQMLGLAVGAKTEKMHQGHHGANHPVKDFTTGKVEIVSMNHGFAVDAKSLPEGVEETHTSLFDGTNCGLRITGKPVFSVQHHPEASPGPQDSHYLFRRFVNLLREKKGEPALAER is encoded by the coding sequence ATGACCGAGACAGCTCCCTGGACAACACGCAAACCGACCGCCATGCTCGTTCTTGCAGATGGCACCGTGATCGAGGGAACCGGCATCGGCGCAACCGGCAAGGTTCAGGCGGAAGTCTGCTTCAACACGGCGCTGACCGGTTACGAGGAAATCCTCACCGACCCGTCCTATCTCGGCCAGATCGTTACCTTCACCTTCCCGCATATCGGCAATATCGGCACCAATGATGAAGACATCGAAGACCTGACACCTGCGGCTCGCCGCGGCGCAGTCGGCGTCATCTTCAAGGCCGACATTACCGAGCCATCCAACTACCGCGCCGCCAAGCATCTGGATGCATGGCTGAAGAGCCGCGGCATCATCGGCCTCTGCGGCATCGACACCCGCGCGCTGACCGCATGGATCCGCGAGAACGGCGCGCCGAACGCAGTGATCGCGCATGACCCGAACGGCGTTTTCGACATCGACGCGCTGAAGGCAGAAGCCAAGGCCTGGAGCGGCCTCGTTGGTCTGGACCTCGCCATCGAAGCAACCTCCGGCCAATCTTCCGTCTGGAACGAAACGCCTTGGGAGTGGAACAAGGGCTACGGCACGCTGGGTGAAAAGGACGCGAAGTACCACGTCGTCTGCGTCGATTTCGGCGTGAAGCGCAACATCCTGCGCCTGTTTGCGGGTCTTGATTGCAAGGTCACGGTCGTTCCGGCTCAGACCTCTGCGGAAGACATCATAGCGCTGAAGCCGGATGGCGTTTTCCTCTCCAATGGTCCGGGAGACCCAGCCGCGACGGGTGAATATGCCGTGCCGGTCATCCAGAACCTCATCAAGACCGACCTGCCGGTCTTCGGCATCTGCCTCGGCCACCAGATGCTCGGCCTCGCCGTTGGCGCCAAGACCGAAAAGATGCATCAGGGCCACCATGGCGCGAACCATCCGGTGAAGGACTTCACCACCGGCAAGGTGGAAATCGTTTCCATGAACCACGGCTTCGCAGTGGATGCCAAGTCTCTGCCGGAAGGCGTTGAAGAGACTCACACTTCGCTGTTCGATGGCACCAATTGCGGCCTGCGCATCACCGGCAAGCCGGTCTTCTCGGTCCAGCACCACCCGGAAGCTTCGCCCGGCCCGCAGGACAGCCACTACCTCTTCCGCCGGTTCGTGAACCTGCTGCGTGAGAAGAAGGGCGAACCGGCGCTTGCAGAGCGCTGA
- a CDS encoding GatB/YqeY domain-containing protein translates to MIRDTFSTALKDAMKAKDTLRLSTIRLVQTAIKDRDIANRGVGKEPVSDEEILQILAKMIKQREESASIYDKAGRDELAKQERDEIAIIKSFMPEEIPEGEVRGIIEGVIAETGAEGLRDMGKVMAVLKERYPGRIDFGKASGQIKELLK, encoded by the coding sequence ATGATCCGCGATACATTCTCGACCGCACTCAAAGACGCCATGAAGGCCAAGGACACCCTTCGCCTTTCGACCATCCGTCTCGTTCAGACGGCGATCAAGGATCGCGACATCGCCAATCGCGGCGTTGGCAAGGAGCCGGTGTCGGATGAGGAGATTCTCCAGATTCTCGCCAAGATGATCAAGCAGCGCGAAGAATCCGCCAGCATTTACGACAAGGCCGGGCGCGATGAGCTTGCGAAGCAGGAACGCGATGAAATCGCGATCATCAAGTCTTTCATGCCGGAAGAAATTCCCGAAGGCGAAGTGCGGGGCATCATCGAGGGCGTGATCGCCGAAACCGGCGCAGAAGGCTTGCGCGACATGGGCAAGGTGATGGCGGTTCTGAAAGAGCGTTACCCCGGTCGGATCGATTTCGGCAAGGCATCGGGGCAGATCAAGGAATTGTTGAAGTAA
- a CDS encoding BrnA antitoxin family protein, with the protein MSEKNIVSYSLDDIRKKIADGEDKTDWARVDAMTDEDIERQMRDDPDWAEWIDVDWSKAVVVMPVTKKSISIRLDEEVIDFFKSTGKGYQTRMNAILRHYVQEQKSRNR; encoded by the coding sequence ATGAGCGAGAAAAATATCGTCAGCTACTCGCTGGATGACATTCGAAAGAAGATCGCCGACGGAGAGGATAAAACCGACTGGGCCCGCGTCGATGCGATGACGGACGAGGATATCGAGCGACAGATGCGCGACGACCCCGACTGGGCGGAGTGGATCGATGTGGATTGGTCCAAGGCCGTGGTCGTGATGCCCGTCACGAAGAAGTCCATCTCCATCCGGCTGGATGAAGAGGTCATCGATTTCTTCAAATCCACCGGCAAGGGATATCAGACGCGGATGAACGCGATATTGCGGCATTATGTGCAGGAGCAGAAGAGCCGTAACCGGTAG
- a CDS encoding BrnT family toxin, which translates to MYVVKREFSSFDWDENKRQINVEKHGIDFLVAARALSGTHVERRSDQNGECRILAICPETDRLIAVVYTMRDEICRIISARAARKNEREKYRQLLAG; encoded by the coding sequence ATGTATGTTGTGAAAAGAGAATTCTCATCATTCGATTGGGATGAGAACAAGAGGCAGATCAATGTCGAAAAGCATGGCATAGACTTTCTAGTCGCGGCCAGAGCGCTTTCGGGAACCCACGTAGAGCGGCGTTCCGATCAGAATGGCGAATGCCGCATTCTGGCAATATGCCCCGAAACGGATCGCCTGATTGCCGTCGTCTACACGATGCGAGACGAAATTTGCCGCATCATATCAGCAAGGGCAGCGCGGAAAAATGAGCGAGAAAAATATCGTCAGCTACTCGCTGGATGA
- the dnaG gene encoding DNA primase produces the protein MRFSNSFLDEIRDRVNISDVIGRRVTWDRKKSNASKGDYWACCPFHGEKSPSFHCEDRKGRYHCFGCGVSGDHFRFLTELDGMAFPEAVQQIADMAGVSMPQPDVQAERRERERASLQDVMEMATLFFQDQLQTSAGARARAYLRDRGLTGRTIETFRLGYAPESRNALKEHLASKGITKEQMEACGLVVHENVPVSYDRFRDRIMFPILSSREKVIAFGGRAMAADALAKYLNSNETELFHKGNVLYNFARARRAVQSSGTVIAVEGYMDVIALHQAGVENAVAPLGTALTENQLELLWKMTSQPILCFDGDGAGVRAANRAADLALPYIKPGRSVSFALLPDGKDPDDLVRHDGRAPFDRVLSEAKPLAAMIWSRETASVTFDTPEKRAELENRLKQIVSVIGDESVRRFYQQDMRDRLNGFFQPQFQRGNMPNRNFQRGGAGGNGRGGQRGQGNTALASAGRVSDRLSQSGLVKGYLTTPALRESVLALTIVNHPQLLLEEYDEIAAIDYENRDLQRLWSQVLTYAAESAADLSREGLIERLDVQGFGTMVKAMNQQVRNARLWTATEQAAPEDAREGYVQALSLHKRTKALRWQKIDLEREIAEATEAGDGERVGLLMRALSEVQLEIGRMENQEAIIDGFGVMSGRVKGPAYSHG, from the coding sequence ATGCGCTTTTCAAACTCCTTTCTCGACGAGATACGCGACCGGGTGAACATCTCCGATGTCATCGGCAGACGCGTGACGTGGGACAGGAAGAAGAGTAACGCATCCAAGGGTGATTATTGGGCCTGCTGCCCGTTCCATGGCGAAAAGAGCCCGAGCTTTCATTGCGAAGATCGCAAGGGTCGATATCATTGCTTCGGTTGCGGCGTTTCCGGCGACCATTTCCGTTTCCTGACCGAACTCGATGGCATGGCTTTTCCCGAGGCGGTGCAGCAGATTGCGGATATGGCCGGTGTTTCCATGCCGCAACCGGATGTGCAGGCGGAGCGGCGTGAGCGTGAGCGGGCATCCCTTCAGGACGTCATGGAAATGGCGACCCTGTTCTTTCAGGATCAGTTGCAGACTTCGGCTGGTGCGCGTGCGCGCGCCTATTTGCGGGATCGCGGGCTGACGGGACGAACCATCGAGACATTCCGGCTGGGATATGCGCCGGAAAGCCGCAATGCGCTAAAGGAGCATCTCGCTTCCAAGGGCATTACCAAGGAACAAATGGAGGCCTGCGGCCTCGTGGTGCACGAGAATGTGCCGGTTTCCTATGACCGGTTTCGAGATCGCATCATGTTCCCGATCCTGTCATCGCGTGAAAAGGTCATCGCTTTCGGTGGCCGCGCCATGGCGGCGGATGCGCTGGCGAAGTATCTGAACTCGAACGAGACAGAGCTCTTTCACAAGGGCAACGTGCTCTACAATTTCGCGCGCGCAAGGCGTGCCGTCCAATCTTCCGGCACGGTTATAGCCGTTGAGGGCTATATGGATGTGATCGCGCTCCATCAGGCAGGCGTTGAAAACGCCGTCGCACCCCTTGGCACGGCACTGACGGAGAATCAGCTCGAGCTTCTGTGGAAGATGACGTCCCAGCCCATTCTCTGCTTCGATGGCGATGGGGCGGGTGTTCGTGCCGCGAACCGCGCTGCGGATCTTGCGCTGCCCTATATCAAGCCGGGCCGTTCGGTCAGCTTCGCGCTTCTGCCGGATGGCAAGGACCCGGATGATCTCGTTCGCCATGACGGCAGGGCGCCGTTCGACCGGGTGCTTTCCGAAGCCAAGCCGCTGGCGGCGATGATCTGGAGCCGGGAGACGGCTTCGGTCACTTTCGATACGCCGGAAAAGCGCGCCGAACTGGAAAACCGTCTGAAGCAGATCGTGTCCGTTATCGGGGATGAGAGCGTGCGCCGCTTTTACCAGCAGGATATGCGCGACAGGCTGAACGGCTTTTTCCAGCCGCAGTTTCAGCGCGGCAACATGCCCAATCGGAATTTTCAGCGCGGTGGCGCGGGCGGAAACGGGCGCGGTGGACAGCGCGGGCAGGGCAACACGGCTCTTGCGAGTGCTGGCCGTGTCTCGGACAGGCTCAGCCAGTCGGGACTGGTAAAGGGGTATCTGACGACACCTGCATTGCGGGAAAGCGTTCTGGCGCTGACCATCGTCAATCATCCGCAGTTGCTGCTTGAGGAATATGACGAGATTGCCGCAATCGACTATGAAAACCGCGATTTGCAGCGGCTCTGGTCTCAGGTGCTGACCTATGCGGCGGAAAGTGCGGCGGATCTTTCTCGCGAGGGCTTGATCGAGCGGCTGGATGTGCAAGGTTTCGGTACCATGGTCAAAGCCATGAACCAGCAGGTGCGCAACGCCAGACTTTGGACCGCGACGGAGCAGGCGGCACCTGAAGATGCGCGCGAAGGTTATGTGCAGGCGCTTTCGCTGCACAAGCGCACGAAAGCGCTTCGCTGGCAGAAGATCGATCTCGAGCGGGAGATTGCCGAGGCGACCGAGGCGGGCGATGGTGAGCGCGTCGGGCTTCTGATGCGTGCGCTTTCCGAGGTGCAGCTTGAGATAGGCCGGATGGAAAATCAGGAAGCGATCATAGACGGTTTCGGTGTCATGTCGGGGCGGGTGAAGGGTCCGGCCTACAGTCATGGATAG